The Spirosoma radiotolerans genome has a window encoding:
- a CDS encoding zinc-dependent alcohol dehydrogenase encodes MKAVCYNGIGDLRTERVPDPSIINPKDAIIRVILSSVCGSDLHLLNGYVPTMREGDIIGHEFMGEVVEIGSEVKQLRKGDRVVVCSILGCGECQYCKDTNWSLCDNSNPHAWIPEKAYGDSPAGILGYSHAFGGYAGSHADYIRVPFADRGCFVIPEGLSDEAAVFASDAMPTGFMAADLADIQPGNIVAIWGCGGVGQMAIQSAFLLGASRVIAIDREPERLRMAKEISGAEILDFSKVDIHEALRELTGGRGPDRCIDCVGMEAVSEGLDYYYDKAKQYVRLESDRPIVLREAIMACRKGGTISIVGVYGGLIDSVPMGAAMNKALTFRMGQQHGQRYIPRLLEHLQKGELNSSFLLTHKMSLDAGMKGYDLFNKKETMRVVFAPGL; translated from the coding sequence ATGAAAGCGGTATGTTATAACGGCATTGGCGACCTGCGCACCGAGCGGGTTCCTGATCCATCCATTATCAACCCCAAAGATGCCATCATCCGGGTTATTCTATCGTCGGTTTGTGGCTCAGACCTGCACCTGCTCAATGGCTACGTGCCAACCATGCGCGAAGGCGACATTATTGGGCATGAATTTATGGGCGAGGTGGTCGAAATCGGCTCCGAGGTAAAGCAGTTGCGCAAAGGCGATCGGGTGGTTGTCTGCTCTATTCTGGGCTGTGGCGAATGCCAGTATTGCAAAGATACCAACTGGTCGTTGTGCGATAACTCGAACCCCCACGCCTGGATTCCGGAAAAAGCTTATGGCGATTCGCCAGCGGGCATCCTGGGCTATTCACACGCTTTTGGTGGCTACGCCGGTTCGCATGCCGACTACATTCGGGTTCCGTTTGCCGATCGGGGTTGTTTTGTTATTCCCGAAGGGCTATCCGATGAGGCCGCCGTTTTTGCATCCGATGCAATGCCAACGGGGTTTATGGCAGCTGATCTGGCCGATATTCAACCGGGCAATATTGTTGCCATATGGGGTTGCGGAGGAGTTGGCCAGATGGCTATTCAGAGTGCTTTTCTGTTGGGCGCTTCCCGCGTGATTGCCATTGACCGCGAGCCCGAACGGCTCCGGATGGCGAAAGAAATCAGTGGAGCCGAAATTCTCGACTTCTCAAAAGTAGATATCCACGAGGCCCTGCGCGAACTAACAGGCGGGCGCGGCCCCGACCGCTGTATCGACTGTGTGGGCATGGAGGCCGTGAGCGAAGGGCTGGACTATTACTACGACAAAGCCAAGCAGTATGTCCGGCTGGAATCCGACCGGCCCATTGTGCTCCGCGAAGCCATTATGGCCTGCCGGAAAGGCGGCACGATCTCCATTGTTGGTGTTTACGGTGGCTTGATTGACAGCGTGCCTATGGGCGCTGCCATGAATAAAGCCCTGACCTTCAGGATGGGACAGCAGCACGGCCAGCGCTACATTCCCCGTTTGCTGGAGCATCTGCAAAAAGGTGAACTCAACTCGTCCTTCCTGCTAACGCACAAAATGTCGCTCGATGCAGGGATGAAAGGGTACGATTTGTTCAACAAAAAAGAAACGATGCGGGTCGTTTTTGCTCCAGGATTGTAG
- a CDS encoding cytochrome c oxidase subunit I → MGTEAHHAAHAEHEPQSRWRKYLFSEDHKTIARQYLITGIFWAVIGLSLSVFFRLQLGFSSMKLDFLRPILGNWINEAGKLDQDFYLSLVTMHGTIMVFFVLTAGLSGTFSNFLIPLQIGARDMASGFLNMLSYWFFFLASLIMFSSLFVRTGPAAGGWVIYPPLSAIPEAHPGSGVGMTLWLISMAFFIISQLLGGINYITTVINLRTRGMSFSKLPLTIWSFFLTAVLGLISFPVLLSAVLLLIFDRHFGTSFYLSEIYIKGEALPNVGGSPILFQHLFWFLGHPEVYIVIMPALGITSEIIATNARKPIFGYRAMIASLMGIAFLSFIVWGHHMFVSGMNPFLGSVFMFLTLIIAVPSAVKAFNYITTLWKGNIRFTTAMMFSIGLVSFFISGGLTGIILGNSTLDIPLHDTYFVVAHFHLVMGAAAAFGLLAGVYHWFPKMFGRVMNERLGNIHFWLTFIGVYLTFFPMHYLGIAGFPRRYYAFTSYDFMKGNFSGMNTFITIAAIMTFAGQWIFLWNFFYSMFKGKKATQNPWRSNTLEWTTPIHPGHGNWPGELPAVYRWPYDYSKPNAVEDFIPQNVPFSQTPESNLPHETEQVELEKVIEAQNLNDQFKQPH, encoded by the coding sequence ATGGGGACAGAGGCCCATCATGCGGCTCATGCCGAACACGAACCGCAAAGCCGGTGGCGGAAATACCTGTTCTCCGAGGACCATAAAACCATTGCCCGGCAATACCTGATTACGGGGATTTTCTGGGCGGTTATTGGTCTGAGCTTATCCGTTTTTTTCCGACTTCAACTGGGGTTTTCGTCCATGAAGCTGGACTTCCTGCGTCCGATTCTGGGCAACTGGATCAATGAGGCCGGTAAACTGGATCAGGATTTTTACCTCTCGCTGGTTACCATGCACGGCACCATCATGGTGTTCTTTGTTCTGACAGCCGGATTGAGCGGTACGTTTTCGAACTTTCTTATTCCGTTGCAGATCGGTGCCCGCGACATGGCGTCGGGCTTTCTCAACATGCTCTCCTACTGGTTTTTCTTCCTGGCCAGCCTGATCATGTTCTCGTCCCTATTTGTTCGAACGGGGCCAGCAGCTGGCGGCTGGGTCATTTACCCGCCCCTGAGTGCCATACCGGAGGCCCATCCGGGTTCAGGAGTTGGCATGACGCTATGGCTCATTAGCATGGCATTCTTTATCATCTCTCAGCTACTGGGCGGCATCAACTACATCACCACCGTTATCAATTTGCGCACGCGGGGTATGTCGTTCAGCAAACTACCCTTAACGATCTGGTCCTTTTTTCTAACGGCGGTACTGGGCTTGATTTCCTTCCCCGTTCTACTTTCTGCCGTACTGCTGCTCATTTTCGACCGGCACTTTGGCACCAGCTTTTATCTATCCGAAATTTATATCAAAGGTGAAGCCCTGCCTAATGTAGGTGGAAGCCCCATCTTGTTTCAGCATTTATTCTGGTTCCTGGGTCACCCGGAGGTATATATTGTGATTATGCCCGCACTGGGTATCACGTCCGAAATTATTGCGACGAACGCCCGCAAGCCGATTTTTGGCTACCGAGCCATGATTGCCTCGTTGATGGGCATTGCGTTCCTGTCGTTTATCGTGTGGGGTCACCACATGTTTGTGTCGGGTATGAATCCTTTTTTAGGTTCTGTGTTCATGTTCCTGACGCTAATCATTGCCGTTCCGTCGGCGGTTAAAGCGTTCAATTACATCACCACGCTCTGGAAAGGCAACATCCGGTTTACAACGGCCATGATGTTTTCTATCGGGCTGGTTTCTTTCTTCATTTCAGGCGGTCTAACGGGTATTATTCTAGGCAATTCGACGCTGGACATTCCGCTGCACGACACCTATTTTGTGGTGGCTCACTTTCACCTGGTTATGGGCGCTGCTGCGGCATTCGGGCTTTTGGCCGGGGTCTATCATTGGTTCCCCAAGATGTTTGGCCGGGTGATGAACGAGCGGTTGGGCAACATCCATTTCTGGTTAACCTTCATTGGCGTCTATCTCACATTTTTTCCGATGCACTACCTGGGCATTGCGGGTTTCCCAAGGCGGTATTATGCCTTTACGAGCTATGACTTCATGAAGGGTAACTTCTCGGGCATGAACACCTTCATTACCATTGCGGCCATTATGACGTTCGCGGGCCAGTGGATTTTCCTGTGGAATTTCTTCTATAGCATGTTTAAAGGTAAAAAGGCAACGCAAAACCCGTGGCGGTCGAACACGCTGGAATGGACGACGCCTATCCACCCCGGACACGGCAATTGGCCCGGCGAGCTGCCCGCCGTTTATCGGTGGCCGTATGACTACAGCAAACCGAACGCCGTGGAAGATTTTATCCCGCAAAACGTACCCTTCTCCCAAACGCCAGAGTCCAATTTACCGCACGAAACGGAACAGGTTGAACTGGAAAAAGTCATTGAAGCCCAGAACCTCAACGATCAGTTTAAGCAACCGCATTAA
- a CDS encoding DUF2231 domain-containing protein: protein MESKAKLARHPAHPILIVFPLGLLATSVIFNVVYLLNDNPAMSVVSYWMTVAGLIGGLAAAVPGLIDWMAIPAGTRARQVGAFHGIGNVIVLLLFGLSWFVRRDEPAYAPSMVALTASFLGFAVSGVTGWLGGELIDRLGVGVDDGAHLNSPNSLSGRPASDSNIR, encoded by the coding sequence ATGGAAAGTAAAGCAAAACTGGCGCGTCACCCGGCGCACCCTATTCTTATCGTATTCCCGCTTGGCCTGCTGGCCACATCGGTAATTTTCAACGTCGTCTATCTGTTAAACGACAACCCGGCCATGTCGGTTGTTTCTTACTGGATGACCGTTGCGGGCCTCATCGGTGGCCTTGCTGCCGCGGTGCCAGGCCTGATCGACTGGATGGCCATACCCGCCGGAACCCGTGCCCGACAAGTGGGCGCCTTTCATGGAATCGGCAATGTGATTGTGCTGCTACTCTTCGGGCTAAGCTGGTTTGTCCGGCGCGATGAACCCGCCTACGCACCGTCGATGGTGGCTCTCACCGCTTCTTTTCTTGGCTTCGCGGTCTCCGGGGTTACCGGCTGGCTGGGGGGCGAATTAATCGACCGGCTGGGTGTCGGCGTCGATGACGGGGCCCACCTGAATTCACCCAATTCATTATCAGGACGTCCGGCATCAGACAGCAACATTCGCTAG
- a CDS encoding ferritin-like domain-containing protein, whose product MKTMQEFMEHTIQDLYSAEMQALETMPQLMERAQNDQLRQAFQTHQRETEQQVKRLEQIAQQMGIDPDGETCMAMQGLIDEAQDLLSQLEDDQLADAAIIGAAQKMEHYEIAAYGTARTLAQQAGQTEIADLLAQTLQEEKSTDEKLTTIATRTVNQQAAQS is encoded by the coding sequence ATGAAGACGATGCAGGAATTTATGGAGCACACGATCCAGGATCTGTACTCCGCAGAAATGCAGGCGCTCGAAACCATGCCTCAACTGATGGAGCGTGCCCAGAACGATCAATTGCGCCAGGCGTTCCAAACGCACCAGCGTGAAACCGAGCAGCAGGTGAAGCGGCTCGAACAAATTGCGCAGCAAATGGGTATCGATCCCGATGGCGAAACGTGTATGGCCATGCAGGGCCTGATCGATGAAGCCCAGGACCTGTTGAGCCAACTTGAAGACGACCAACTGGCTGACGCAGCCATCATCGGAGCCGCTCAGAAAATGGAGCACTACGAAATTGCCGCTTATGGTACTGCCCGGACGCTGGCCCAACAGGCTGGTCAAACCGAGATAGCCGATCTACTGGCACAAACTCTACAGGAAGAAAAGTCGACAGACGAGAAACTGACAACCATTGCGACCCGTACTGTAAATCAGCAGGCTGCCCAGTCATAA
- a CDS encoding SRPBCC family protein — protein MENKKKPLSSVLGIGELEPDNTGSSQVNVGAGERILSVAGGVLLLSSGLRRQSLGGFLTVAIGGYLFYRGASGNCLVNSAIGRNTTDSTDTTKALIEITKSLTVNKPREEVYAYWRKLENLPRFMYHLKEVQQLDDKRSHWVAQLADNKLAGALGTVEWDAQIITEVENEQLVWKSVDDAKIDNAGEVRFMDAPNGQGTEVHAVIQYRPPAGQLGGAIMKLFNPAFEQMIKQDLRRFKQLMETGEIATIKGQPSGRESEQEISQKPSLKYADADQQHESGML, from the coding sequence ATGGAAAACAAGAAAAAACCCCTGTCCAGTGTACTCGGCATTGGCGAACTTGAACCAGACAACACCGGCTCGAGCCAGGTAAATGTTGGCGCAGGCGAACGGATCCTGTCGGTGGCGGGTGGGGTCCTGTTACTCTCATCCGGCCTCCGCCGTCAATCGTTGGGAGGATTTCTAACGGTGGCTATAGGCGGCTACCTGTTTTACCGGGGAGCGTCCGGCAATTGCCTGGTCAACAGCGCCATTGGCCGAAACACTACCGATTCAACCGATACAACGAAGGCGTTGATTGAAATCACCAAAAGCCTGACAGTCAACAAACCGCGCGAAGAAGTGTATGCCTACTGGCGAAAACTGGAAAACCTGCCTCGCTTCATGTACCACCTGAAGGAGGTTCAGCAACTAGACGACAAACGCTCGCACTGGGTAGCGCAGTTGGCCGATAATAAGCTGGCCGGTGCACTGGGAACCGTTGAGTGGGATGCCCAGATCATTACGGAAGTCGAAAACGAGCAGTTGGTCTGGAAGTCAGTAGACGATGCCAAGATCGACAACGCGGGTGAAGTTCGCTTTATGGATGCGCCCAATGGACAGGGAACCGAAGTCCATGCGGTTATTCAATACCGGCCACCAGCGGGCCAACTGGGCGGAGCCATCATGAAACTGTTTAATCCGGCTTTCGAGCAAATGATTAAACAGGATCTGCGCCGGTTCAAGCAGTTGATGGAAACCGGGGAGATAGCCACCATCAAAGGGCAGCCATCGGGCCGCGAGAGCGAACAGGAAATCAGTCAGAAGCCCTCACTTAAATACGCAGACGCGGACCAGCAACATGAAAGCGGTATGTTATAA